GGTGGAGTTGAGCATATCCATGGTAGCCATTGAAGGGTTCTTCTACAAATAAAAAAGATAAGGTTAGAGATGGATAAACATAATAAACAATTTCATAGTGCAAAatggaatgaatgaaatgcaggaTAGTGAGATCAGTTGAGTTATTAGATGTGTTGAGGTGCAAATGGAAGTTCGTATGCACTTGGTCATTACAAACATAATGTAAATGCCATTGTATGATGATAAATGGAGAAGAATCAAGGTGAGAAAGAGATCAATTTTGAAAGAGAAAATATCACAAgaagaaattataaaaaattgtaTTACCAGTTCACTATAACTAGCTAGAAAGATCAATGATATCCAAAGGAAGAACACTCACAAAGAGAAGAAAtaaaccaaaagaagaagaaagggttgAGAAGAGTGGCCCTAGAGAGCTCAATATATAGGAAAACACACGCACGGAAtaaagaggaagagagagagagagagggtgtcATTTTCAGAGACCTGATTTATCATTGCTAATGAAGAAGAAATCTATGGTATCTAAAGGTGTATTAATCTATGGTGGAATAGGAAGGAGAGGTCTGCATAGAGAAGAGAAGTGCTTTGTGCCGTTGAACGGGTCATTTCATCCATGAAATCATGGCCAGTTAGAAATTATTTTCAAGTGAAAAAGATATCCTTTATGTATCACTGGCTTCCtctacttttcttttctttttttcaaatattttgaTAATCTCCCCTCAATTTCACTGCTTGGTTGATAACTTttcttgataataataataataatattataaaaaaaaagaattccaaataatttcatcATTATGCACAAGCAGCAGTTTATAATTAAAACAGTTCTGCAACAATTCTAACGTCAATCCTTGTAATCTCTGCAGGGTAAATATCAAATCAGAAACCATTTCTTGCAAAGCTGTACACTTTTTAGTGTTACAGATGCCAAATTGATAAGAACAAATCTATTCTATTTTCGTAATTCAAGAAGAAATTTTACTTCAAGAAGAAATCTAAACAGCCAGATATGCTAGAAGATTCCATTCTTGTCAGagagaattcaaaatttttctttcattttcttgaaCAATAATCTTGCTAGAGAAGTCATTGGTCACAATAATTTTCTTTCTGTCTTTATAAAGAAGAACTAAGAAAATAATCTATCTGGTATATTGAAATTCTTAGGATGGGAATTTTCTGGCCTGATGCTGGCATATGGAGTAAAAATGAAGTTACCGTCCAAAACAAGTAgtgtaaaaaaaaggaaaaaaaaaattaatgagtttcAACTCAATGGTATTGAaattatctcaaaattttaaaaatattactaTTTTAATGTGTTACAGCTAAACTATTCTCATTAATTCaataaaacaaaaattttaaaaagaaaaatcattgGATGGTACTAATTcactaatttaaattttttttagtatttaCTATGTGATttacatatataatttaaatttttagcatttataatatttaaaaaatatttttttttaatttatttttaatattgaaCCAACCTATAATTGACTTATTATAATCTATACTTAAAAATTTCTGGTGTGCATTCTCTGTAACCTAAATCATCAATAGCTAAAAGATTATTTCATATATAGTCACAAGTCATAACCCACTTATTACCAATAAGAATTAGGATTAACATATTCATGCTAAACAtgctatatatatttaatatagctAAATTTTTGTATTGGTCTATTTACAACTTTAGGTGAAATGCAAGTTGTATTTATTGTATTTGATGGTTTTCTAGTGGAGGTATAACTATGAAGTGAAGATCATTTTCAAACAATTTCCACTGATCCACCACCATGAAGAAATGGAATTTTATTGAAATtcttatatatatacatcaacaTGTTGGATCAATTACTATAATTATGTTCACTTTAATTTTATAGACAATCACAACCAAGTGGGCGTAGCATATGCCAAGTGTAATAAACAGGACCCTTAATTAATTCCAAAGTCACATCAATAATTCAAAATTTCTATGTTTCATAGAATATGGCTTCAATCCAAAATTTCATTCCATGAGTTAGCTACTAGGACCAGATAACCTATCATGTACCATGAAAGCAACTCACAAACCAATGAGGTTGGACGAAATTATGAACAGCATACATCATTTCCATATTTAGTTGAGTTATTCAATCCTGAATAAAGATGCATTGCATAGTCAATAGGAAAGTATTGGAGGATGGCTGTGTTTTaagataatttcaataaaattttcggCTAAAGATTAATTAGCATTCAAATAATGCAGACAGTAAGTTGCACGAGTACTTAattgttgaaaataaaaattgCTAATTGCATTGCATGGGAGCTTAACGCTTGCGTAACCTTGAAGGATACAACAACCTTTTAGGGAAGGAAAGGACTCTGAAAAGGCAGTGAGCTCTGGCGATGGCGAAGAATGTATATCAATGACTCCAACCGATTCTGGAGACGAAGAAGAACGTATGTCAAGGATGCCAACGAGCAAAGTAGGCCGGGAAATCAATAGACTTGCCGGTAAACCAAAAAATCCGTCGAACCCTTTTGTCATTTACTTGACAAAGAAGATCAAAAGTGGTGATACCCTCAATTCAACTTTCAAATATCACTCAATATAGAGAAGCTGATGAGCTCGCAAAGCTAGCTATAGCTAGCTGGCTACTGTTGCTAATTAGCTATAGTGCataagagagaaagaaagaatgTGAGAGCTTATACAAAACAGGTGATAAGAGCATAACAAAAAGAACGATAAGTTATATAATGGAAGTGGGTTGATTGATATTCAAAGAATCTGGCTTCTGCTGCTAACTAATTTCCGATAAAACTCCTAACTCATATCAACGGATCTTttgttaaataaaaaaagatcTTTTGTTAAACCTAACGCAtctttgctttgttaaacttgcaTGGAGTTTTTAACAGTACTCTTAACtacattaattgttataattagtGGGATTTTCCCACCAAGGGTTAACTAAGTAACAATTATTATATTCTTAAAAGAGTTGGCAATTATACATTCTGCCAGGGGTTAACGAAGTTGATAAATTAACTTTCATCttattaatcaaaatttaatttagaaaattaaatcaCGAAATACGTTATAGGAATCCAAGTTGTCAACCCCTAATAAAACTATACgcaaaacataaaattaaatagaaGAAAAAACGAGATTTTTAACTTATTAGTTACATACAAATTAAATGGATAAAACTATAGCAAATACTTTAATTAATGGCAGATTAATGACAGGCTAAATTAACAAATATAAGGCCTTTTCAAATTTGTTTTAACTTACTATCCGATCGAGTTGATATCATTAGCTTTTGTTTCTAACTTTTTTTCTTTTACTGGAACACAATCTTTTTCATCAGAGCAAAATGGCTGTCAAGTCAGTTTCATAGTttgaactctctctctctctatctccacCTCCCAAATAGAAACTCTTACCATTTTCATGCAACAGAATGTATCTCTCAGATATATAATATATATGTATTAACATTTAACATTGTATTTCTCGTCCTCTTCATCAATTGATATCCTTAATCATCATCCTCCTAATAATTAGTTATCTCTAGCAATGGATCAAGGAGATTCATCATCAATCTTGCTTTCTAATGCCATGATAATTGCTGCAACTACTgcagaaacttcagattcatTCGACAGTCATGCAGCCAAACATCCGAGACTAGAGCTTAATAATGACATTATAATTGCAGCCAAATTCAAAGGGGTGGTGCCCCAGCAAAATGGACATTGGGGTGCACAGATATATGCAAACCATCAGAGAATTTGGCTAGGAACATTTAAGTCTGAGAAAGAAGCAGCTATGGCATATGATAGCGCGGCGATCAAGATTCGCAGTGGAGATTCACATAGAAATTTCCCGTGGACTGAAAGGAACATTCAAGAGCCTGATTTCCAGTCCCAATACAGCACAGAAGCTATTTTGAACATGATCAGAGATGGATCATATCAACCAAAATTTGCTGATTTTCTTAGGACACAATCAAGAAGACAAGAAGCTGCAGCCACTGGTACAAGTCTTAATAATCAAACAAGGGTTCATGGTATTGATGATGGGCAATTTTCTTGCATACAGCTTTTTCAGAAGGAACTTACACCAAGCGATGTTGGTAAGCTTAACAGGCTTGTTATCCCCAAGAAATTTGCCGTTAAATACTTCCCTTATATAAGTGGAAACGTGGAAGTAGATGACAATAGAATAAGAGGTGAGATAGATGATACAGAACTTGTACTTTATGACAGGCTAATGAAGTGCTGGAAGTTCAGGTATTGCTACTGGAGAAGCAGCCAAAGTTTTGTGTTCACAAGGGGTTGGAATAGGTTTGTCAAGGaaaaaaatttaaaggaaaaaGACATTGTCATTTTCTATGCTTGTGTTTGCCCTGAAAGGGTTCATCAAGAAGCCCTAAATTTTTGCTTAATTGACATTAGTTATAGCAATGGCCAAAGCTGTAGTGTGGTTGATGGGGCTTACCAGATTGAGGAGATGCAAAAAGAATTGGAACTCAATTTGGGACTAACTATTAGAAACAAATTGCAGAAAGATCATCATCATCAAGGGAAAGAATCCAAGGAAGAGAATAGATTGAGAGGATTGGAATTGAATAACAGTGCCACCAAAGGAAAGGGGTTTAAGCTTTTTGGGACAAGGATCGACTGATGATCATTAGAAAATCTTAATTTTCACAAAAAGTCTCAGATGATGCAATGGGCCAATTGGCCTTCTGTAATTTATTTTAGTTGCATGaagaaattatttaatttattctttTAAGATTAAAGGAAAAATCATTGCTGTGATATCTGTAAATTTGATACATTGGCAAGTTCAATAAAATCTTGTTTCAAAATTTTCTAGTGGCATAaacataacttttttttttctaattttttctttaaattaataatatatatttcaaatttaacttaaaaaaaaagagtaaaattaTTTGATTTACAAGTAGATTCAAATGCAATCCATGTTAAataaaattagtttaattatatAAAACAGAAGTAAATTACACTTAATAAAAGAATATTTTAGCACTGATATGAATCGAGTGTCGAATCTCACAACATGAGACTTATTCTAATATtcattgagatgatctgttgagtGTCACAAGTTGCTAAAATTATATTATGTAATGACAGGCTATTTAGATAGAACTCACCTTTAAAAATTGATTTATAAGAAAAGGATACCTAAGACTCATTGTTTCTTAATAATgtggaattataataaatatttaaattgaaattaaagtaaaaatatataatttaaataaatataataaattataaattagaatggataaaatgaataaaatgaataaagaaattaaaattttcaaatatttgaGACTGAAGCTGTCTGTCTCACCTTTTCGAGAAGGAATAATAATAagagaaaattgatttgagaattgagACCAAAAGGATAAGGAGAGATAAATATATTACAGTGTGGAATTGACTTATCACAATAAACGATAAggcattatattaattatttccaAAAATTTCTTACATAATTTGTGGTTATGATTTATTGAATCTACCCAAAAACTTTGAAtccattcaatatttcaatttgcATTGCCACTTGTGCTGCAGGTCATATCTCTTTCAACAGCCTTCTCTTAAATCCtctatattcaaaatcttttttttttctccaaaaaaaaaatcatttttatttGAACCATTGCAAAATAATATACTTTAATCTATTCCAAATAGTTGCATttgttaatatttaaaaatagaaagccaaaatatttttttttaaatatttttcacattttttaatattttagatatttaataaaatgaattaataaaaaatattttcttaattaaaaaaattaagttttttttttgaaaaaataactTATGTTAAAAAAACAAGTCATTTctcattttataaattttaattagttttactCTCTAATTAAAAATTGATTGGGTGATTATTTAATTTGTGATAATATACATTAAAAACAGATGAATCATATTTTTCATGTGTCTTGCTTTCCTTTCTATTGAGAGTCAATTGCCCTTTAATTGCTGTCCAAATTCATTCCCTAATTTGCTGCTCTCAACAGTTTCATCCATATATAGACTTAATCAACTATCTAATCAAGTTAAGGGTTCGAGTTTtaccaataattttttatgatagataatctatacattctattgtaaGTCTATAATCCTGTAATAAAATTAGTGACAtgcttttattttttataaataaaataaatagtaatacttatttataaatataaaaaaaaattattcaatatatatatatatatatatgagtcaAGAGAAGTTATGACACTAATAATGAGAAAAAGATATGAAAATGTGACCCTCAAAATTTCAAAGGTAAGACTACCAAATAGTTATATTGGGACACTTATCCACTGAATGAAGATAAAAAAGGTTAAAGTTTAGTAATGTTGAGACCACCATTGACCATAGTGTCAATGTTAGGCAACTGTCCCCCACCATCCTTTGTTTCCTCCAACAATGGcttgtttttattattattattattattattattttatgcttGAGTTttgttttcttaaatttttaagtgTATGAAAGAATGATAACCGACGAAATTGAATTTTTTCAATCATAATGATATCTAATTTTAATAACTTTGATTGgaataaattatttgtaaaaaaaattaattaaatttaaaaacaatgtaatgagttttaatgaaattaacctacatttttatattattaaaataagtataaaaaataaataaaattatctaatGGTCttgtttaattcaattttatgataaaatttattttatttataaatgaatttttttatttgatatattttatattaaatatgaatttcattttaaatgaaatgcattttttgtttgaaataaataaaattaaaataaaa
The Hevea brasiliensis isolate MT/VB/25A 57/8 chromosome 15, ASM3005281v1, whole genome shotgun sequence genome window above contains:
- the LOC110638546 gene encoding AP2/ERF and B3 domain-containing transcription factor At1g50680-like → MDQGDSSSILLSNAMIIAATTAETSDSFDSHAAKHPRLELNNDIIIAAKFKGVVPQQNGHWGAQIYANHQRIWLGTFKSEKEAAMAYDSAAIKIRSGDSHRNFPWTERNIQEPDFQSQYSTEAILNMIRDGSYQPKFADFLRTQSRRQEAAATGTSLNNQTRVHGIDDGQFSCIQLFQKELTPSDVGKLNRLVIPKKFAVKYFPYISGNVEVDDNRIRGEIDDTELVLYDRLMKCWKFRYCYWRSSQSFVFTRGWNRFVKEKNLKEKDIVIFYACVCPERVHQEALNFCLIDISYSNGQSCSVVDGAYQIEEMQKELELNLGLTIRNKLQKDHHHQGKESKEENRLRGLELNNSATKGKGFKLFGTRID